CTTGAATTTCAGTTAAAGCACCTTCTGCGGTCTGAATAAGAGAAATTCCATCTCGAGTATTCTTGATGGCTTGGTCTAATCCTTTAATCTGAGTTCTAAATTTTTCAGAAATGGCTAAACCAGCAGCATCGTCCGAAGCTCGATTAATACGATAACCTGAAGAAAGTTTTTCTAAGTTCTTTAAGAGTAGTTTATTACTGTTATCTAAATTTCGACTAGCAATTAAAGAACTAACGTTATGCATTATTCTCATGACTATTTATCCTCCTTGATTTTGTTCTTAAATCCTCCCTGATCTAAGAGATTTTTTAGTGAGGTTTACTCCTCATATTTTTTGGGTTTGGTAAACGTTCAATGGTCAGGTGTCAGCGGTTAGTTAAGACAAAACTTAAAGACTAAAAGCTAATCCAATACCTAAATATTTACCAGATCTTACCTTATCTAATTTAATCTAAACTTAATTAATCTTAAGCTTAGATAATCTTTTGCTTTTTACTTCTTGTTTTTTTCACCTCCTGTTTATGGTCAATAAAAAAGGCTTATTGCACAAGGATGATGCTTGGCAATAAGCCTTTGATTTCTCTTCTTTGTCCTTCGTGGACAATTTTACATCCCTGTGTTTAGCCCCCCCTTTTTTTTTAAAAAACTTATACTTAAATATTTTTCTTAGTTATTATATCGGCAGAAACTTTAAAAATATTTAGGGATAAATTTACTAATTTTTAAACTAATACAAAGTTTTATAGCTAAATATCGCTAATAAATAGTTACTTTAGTCTATTTTTCTCTTATTTTCTATTTTTTTCTTCAATAATAAATCTAATTTACTTACTTCAGCTGTTTTAGTGCCAGCAGCTCTAATATTTTCTTTTTGGACTTCTTCGTAAACTTCTTTTCTGTGCACAGCCACATGCCGAGGCGCCTTAATTCCTAATTTAATTTGATCACCGTGAATATCAACCACAACTATCTCTACGTTATCCCCAATCATAATACTTTGATCT
The window above is part of the bacterium genome. Proteins encoded here:
- the csrA gene encoding carbon storage regulator CsrA, giving the protein MLVLARKRDQSIMIGDNVEIVVVDIHGDQIKLGIKAPRHVAVHRKEVYEEVQKENIRAAGTKTAEVSKLDLLLKKKIENKRKID